CAAGTTCTGGGACAGCGCGTTCACGGTCTGCAACGGGACGGGCCATCCACAAGCGATCGTGCCATGGGGCCTGAACGGCAGCCAGCCTCGAAGCGTCTCCGTGATCGGAAGGCTGTACGGTGAGGGCGTCATGGCCGCCGTGGCGCACCGCATCCAATCGATGGGCGGCTACCATCGGCTACGGCCCGACGCTTCAAAGTACTAAGCCAGGCGGATCGACGACGCGCGCCGGGACATCGCCGACCGACAGGACCGTACCCGTCTCGGTGGCCCGGTTCGCGAGCATCGCCCCGGCCAAAGCGCCGAACCGGGGGCTTGTGCACGACCTCGTGACGTTACCGACCTTCGCACCGTCTTGGACGACGTCGGAACCAGGCAGGACGTCGGCGCCGCAAGACAGCACGACCCATGTCCGGTTCGTGTGGCCTCGACTATGGATGCGCTGTAGCACTTCCTGTCCGACGTAACATCCCTTGTCGTAAGCGACGTGGGCCTTCTCGAAACGGACGCCGAGCTCGGGTGGTAGCGTCTTTGAGTCCGTATCGGACCCGACGACGGGCAGGCCCTGTTCGAGGCAGACCGTCCGCCACGCTTCCACGTCGGCTTCGGGAACGTCGGCGGGCCTTGTCGCAAGGTCGGATCCGAAGGGTCCGGTTCGGGGAGACGGTCGGTCGCCGGGTACAGGGACTGGCGACTGCCAGGTCCAGACTTCGGTCGACAGGACGTCGAGCACCACGTCTTCCAAAATCACGAAGTCCGAGATGCGCCGTTCGAGGACGGCAAGGTCTGACGTCTGGAGGATCCAGGCGACGTCGTCCTTCCAGACACGGACGACGGCCTCGAGTTGCCCCGTCGCCTTCGTCAGGCAGGCGTCGAGGAACGACCGGCCGACGAGCCGCCGAAGGTCGTTCGTCACTTGGCCCTGCAACCATGTCTCCACATCGGCGCCGGACAACCGCACGAGCGCTCCTTCGATCCGCACGACGGCGCCCCGTCCGGTCAGGTCCGTGTATCCTCGCATCCGCAGTGGGATTGTCCCACCTGCGCCGCTCACGATGGGCCCGTTGCTCGTCTTCGCCGTTCTGGGAGGTTCGCTCGGTCTCGTCGACCGGGAGGTCAAGGTCTTCGAGCGCGCGGCCGCGAAAGAAATCCGGTCCAAGCTACAAGGCGAAGCGGCCCGCGTCAAGGTGGAGGCCGAGCCCGACGGACTGGGCGTCCTTTGGGGCGCGCTCGACCGTGCGACCATCACGGCCTCGGGATTCTCGGTGGACGAGCTCCCTCTCTTCGTGGAACCGGAGCGTTCTCAAGCTGGACGATGTGGAAACCTGACATTAAGGCTGCATGACTTTAAGTTGAAGGGGCTCCGCGTCGAATCGCTGGACGCGAGCATTCCGGCCTGCCGCTATGACCGGTCCTTGGCCCTGAAATCGAAGACGTTCCGCTTGAGCCGCTCGGGAACCGGATCCGGGACCGTTCGGATCCTGCAAGACGACCTGTCGGCGTTCGTGGAGGCCAAGTACGCCGAGATCAAGACGGCCAGAGTCCAAGTGCGGAGCGGCATCGTACGGGTGGACGGCTATGGCGAGTTCCTCATCGTCAAGACGGACTTCACGGTGATCGCGTCCTTGGTCCCCGTCGATGGAGAGAGGCTCGAACTGCGAGAGGCCACCGTTTGGTTCGACGGGCGTCGGGCCGATCCGTTCGCGGCCGAAACGTTGCTCAAGACCCTGAACCCGGTCGTGGACTTCGACTCCGACCTGGGGCTCTATGGCGCGGTCAAGGTCGAAAAACTGGAACTTCGCGACGGCGTCCTGACCGCGACGGGCAGGACGCGCATCCCCGTGCGGCCAGGGTCAAGGCCGCCAATGACGGTACTTCCAAAGGGTCAAGAACGCTTCCGGGGCGTCCGTCCACCGGATCTTCTTACCGGCCGCCTTCGACCGCGGCTCGTACCGGATCGGAACTTCGTGGATGTGTTCACCGAGCCGGACGGCCTTCGCCGTGACCTCGGGACAGAACTCGAACCGTTCGGACCGTAGCGACATCTCTTCGAGCAACGACCGCTTCAAGGCCTTGTAACACGTGGCTTCGTCCGTGATGCGATGGCCGTAGAGGAGCCGTACCGCCCAGACCAGCAACCGGTTGACGATCTTGTTCGGCAACGCCATGCCCGGGGGGAACCCGTGATGGAACCGGGTGCCGTAGACCACGCCGTAAGTGCCGTCCAAGATCGGGCCGACGAGCGCCGGCAGCTCTTCGGGCACGTATTCGAGGTCGGCGTCCTGGATGACGACGACCTTTCCCGTCGCCACCGTGAGCCCCTTCCGGATCGCCGCGCCTTTGCCGATCGAAGCTTCGTTGTGGAGGACGACGATTCGGTCACCGAACGCTTTGAGCTTCTCGGAAGTCGAATCGGTGCTTCCGTCTTCGATCACGATGACCTGTTTGGAGAAGGGGACGGCCAGGACCCGCTCGACCACTTCCGTGATCGTGTCCTCCTCGTTCTTGGCCGGGATCAGGACGGTGACGTCTGGCGCCTCTCCTTGGGGCATCTGCCCGCGAAGGATACCGGGCCGCGCGTAAACTCGGTACGGCATGGAGCGACCTTTCGAACTTGTGCTCTCCGGAGGGACGCTCGTTCCGGCCATGGCCGTTGGCGACGTCGGGATCAGAGACGGAAAGATCGCAGCGGTCGGTGACCTGAGCGGAGCGACGGCCGTCGAGACCGTGAACGTCCGGGGCCTCCACGTCCTGCCTGGCGTGATCGACAGCCAGGTCCACTTCCGCGAGCCTGGGCTCACCCACAAGGAAGACCTCGAATCGGGTTCCAGGGCCGCTGTCATGGGCGGCGTCACGACGTATTTCGACGAACCGAACGTCGATCCCACCACGACGACGGCCGAGGCCCTGGCCGACAAGGTCCTGCGGGCCGAGGGGCGTTCGTGGGCCCATTTCGCGTTCTGGGTCGGAGCTTCTCAGGACAACCTTGACGACCTCGCCCGTTTAGAAAGCCTCCCCGGAACCCCCGGGATCGGCGAGGTCTTCATGGGCAGCTCTACCGGGAACCTTCTCGTGCCCGATGATCCGTCCCTTCGACGTGTCCTTGAAAACGGGAAGCGCCGCGTCGCGGTCCATGCCGAAGACGAGTTCCGTCTGCGCGAGCGCAAGGCGCTGCTCAGCGCCGAGCCCCACGTCCGGGAACACCCGAACCTACGCGATGTCGAATCGTCTCGACTGGCCACTGAGCGCATTCTCCGCTTGAGCGCTGAGACAGGACGGCCCGTCCATGTCCTCCATGTGTCGACCGCGGTCGAACTCCCGATGCTCGCCCAGGCGAAGGCCGACGGCCTCGGGACGACGTGCGAGGTCACGCCTCAACACTTGACCTTCACGAGCGACGACTACGAAGCCTTCGGGACGCGTATTCAGCAGAACACGCCGATCCGGAGCGAGGAGCACAGGCGAGCGCTGTGGGACGCCGTCGTCGACGGCCTCTTCGACGTCGTCGGCAGCGACCACGCCCCGCACACGCTGGAAGAGAAGGCCAAGCCGTATCCACAGTCCCCGAGCGGGATGCCCGGTGTCCAGACCCTCCTGCCCATGTTGCTCGATTGGAGCGCACGAGAGGGGCGGATCGGATGGGCCGACATCGTGCGGCTGACGGCTTCCAATCCGGCCAAGCTTTTCGGCGTCGTCGGCAAGGGCGAGGTGCGGGAGGGCTTCGACGCCGACCTCGCCCTGGTCGACGCTGCCGCATCCTTTGTGGTCACGCCCCAATGGCTCCAAAGCAAATGTGGCTGGTCGCCGTACGAGGGGCGGACGTTGACGGGACGGGTCGTCCACACGCTCGTCGGCGGTCGGTTCGCCGTGAGGGACGGCGACTTGGCCGAGAAAGGTCTCGGCCAAGTCGTCCGTTTTACGGGCAATGGCTAGGCCAACGCGGCTTTGAGCAACTCGGCGTAGCGGTCGATCTCCGCCTTGGTCCGGACTTCGGTGACCGCGACCAAGAGGCTATGGTCCATATCCGAATAGTAACCGCCGAGCGGAAGTCCCGCCAATACGTGGTCTTTCAACAGGGCATCGCGGACGTGTTCAGCCGGCTTTGGCAGGTCGAGCACGAACTCGCCGAACACTTTGCCATGGAACCTCAGGTTGCCACCGGCTTCGGTGAGCTTCTTGATCGCGTACTGAGTGTTCTTGACCGTCGATTCGGCGACCGAACGGATCCCGTTCTTGCCGACCGCGATCATGTAGACCGTCGCGGCCAGGGCCATCAGTGCCTGGTTGGTACAAATGTTGGAAGTCGCCTTTTCGCGCCGGATGTCCTGTTCGCGGGTCCGCAGGGTCATCACATAGCCTGAGCGGCCGTCGTGGTCCGTGGTGCGGCCGACGATGCGGCCAGGGATGCTGCGTACGAACTCGCGCTTGCACGTGAAGAGGCCGAGCATCGGCCCGCCGAACCCCATCGGGATCCCGAGAGGCTGGCCTTCGCCCGTCACGATGTCCGCACCGGCTTCGCCCGGAGGGGGCAAGACTCCGAAGGCGGTCGGGTCTCCGCTGACGACGAACATCGCTCCGTGCGACGACGACTCCGCGCGGGCCTTACCGAGGTCTTCGATGATCCCGAAAAAGTTCGGTTGCTGGAGCAGTACGCAGGCCGTGTCACCGTCGAGCATGCCGTAATCGTGCGACGCGCCGTCGTTCAGCGGCAACGTCCTCACCTCGATCCCCATCGACCAGCAGTACGTGTCGAGGACTTGCCGATAGTTCGGATGCACGGCTTGGCTCACCGCCACGACCTTGCGCTTCGTCAGGCTGCAGGCCATGAGCGCGGCCTCGGCCAGGGCCGTCGCGCCGTCGTACATCGAGGCGTTCGCGACGTCCATGCCGTAGAGGTCCGCGACCATCGTCTGGAACTCGTAGATGGACTGCAGATAGCCTTGGCTCAGCTCCGGCTGGTACGGCGTGTAGGCGGTGAGGAACTCGCCGCGCGAGATGACGGCACCGACCGTCGCCGGGATGTACCGGTCATAGATGCCCGCGCCGAGGAAGCACGCGACCTCGCTGAGATCGGAGTTCTTCTCGCTCAGGACCTTCAAGTGTCGGTACAGGGCGTACTCGTCCATGCCTTCGGGCACGTCGAGAGGCCGCTTGAGTTTCAAGTCGTCCGGGATCTCCCGGAACAGTTCGTCGATCGTCGCGACGCCGATGGTCTCGAGCATCGCCTGGCGGTCGGCTTCGGTATGGGGGATGTAAGGCATGTCGTCAGCCGAGGGACGCCGTATAGGCGTCCGCGTCCATGAGGGCGTCCACCTGACCCGGGTCGCTCAGCTTGACCTTCACGAGCCATCCGCTCCCATAGGGATCGGAGTTGACCAGTTCGCTTTGCGCTCCCAGGCTCTCGTTGACCGCGGTCACTTCGCCGCTCACGGGCGAATAAACGTCGGAAACGGTCTTCACGCTTTCGACCGTGCCGAAGGTCTCTTCGGCGTTCAACGCGCGGCCCGGGGCCGGCAGATCGAGGAAGACGATGTCGCCGAGTTCGGACTGGGCGTGGTCCGTGATGCCGATCGTGGCCGTGTCGCCGTCAAGGCGGACCCATTCGTGCGACTTCGTGTACCGCAGGTCGGAGGGGACGTTCACGGCAGGCAGTTTACCGAGCCGCGCACGCGGGAAGGGACGCTTCGCCGCAAGAGGCGGTCGTCGGTTTGGGGGACAGGCCGCGGGCAGACGGCTGGAGGGTCGATTTCCTGCGAAACCGAAGTGGGCTCCCTGGCGCGAACATCGGTTACACTCCATCAGGGAATGTTCCCTGTTCTGTAGAATTTGAGGTTGCTCCTCCTCCTGTCCACCTCGGAGCGGACGAGGGCCACCATTGCGGGCTTGGTCTGTTTGCGTTGACAGCGTCCTTAAGTGAGACGAATATGCGAAAAACGCACAGCCTTCTGATCGTCGGCACGGTGTTGGCAAGCTCGCTTGCGGCAGTCCGTGCCATCAACCCGGGTACGACCACAGGGACTTGGAGCGGAGTCGGCAAGCTGGGGTTCTTCACCCCGACCACCTACACCGTGAGCGGCGTCGCGATCGGCGAACACTGGGTGCTCAGTTCCAGCCACGGGACGAGTTCCGACCATCCCAAGTACCAACTCGACGGAGGATCCACGTACAACGGAGTCTGGCTCTACAGGCACCGATGGGCCGACCTGAGCCTGATCGAGCTGGACGGCGAACAGCCTGGAGTAACGGACTACCACGACATCTATGAAGGCTCGGACGAGCTTGGCCAATTGTGTTTCCTTCAGGGTTACGGGATCCGTGGCCAGTACAACACCAACTCTTGCCGATGGGAAGACCTCGGTGGCACATATGGTGTCAACCGCGACGGTACGAACACGATCAGCTATGTACAAAGGTCTTCGATCGGCGGGGACTTCGACGGCTACACCTGCGCCGGGAAACTGATCGATACTTTGAACGACGGTGGCCCGACCTATGACGAATGTGGTGTCGCTGTCGGAGATTCGGGGGGGCCGACCTTCATCTACGACACGGACGGCTCGCCCAAAGTCGCCGGCATCCACTCTTCGGGTGGAGGCGGGACCGGCTCGTTCTTCGGCGACGCTCGGGTGAGCAAAAGCAAGCTGTGGATCGCGGGCGTCAAGTCGGGAACGTTCGCCAAAGGGGATTTCCCGATCTACTACTTCGAGCCCTGGTACGGCAACGTCATCGACGGCTGGGTCGACGAGACGACCGTGAGCGACGAGCAAAGGCTCGTCATCAAGCATGATCCGCCGGCTTATGGGACGGGCGTCCAGTTCGTCGTGAACACGTACGTCGAAACTTGGGCCGCCTTCACGTGCAAACTCGAGGCCCAAGTGCCGGAAGTAGCGTCCGGATCCGACGTCAAACAGAAGATCGAGATCTACAACTGGAGCACGTCCGCATGGGAACAGAAGGATCTCCGGACGGCGACGAGCACCGACTCGACCGTGACCGTTTCGATCTCCACGAACGTCGCGAACTACCTGAGTTCCGGGACAGCCAAGTTCCGGTTCACTTGGTACGAGGAGGATTCGGCTTCTGAGCAACTCTGGCACGCCAAGATCGACCGGATCGTCTGTCGCTAAGACATAAGGCGTAAAGCTCTACAGACCGTCGGCCCCAACGGTTGTCCATGGGGCCGACTCGTTTGCGTGATGCACGCTCTTGTCCCCGCTCAGCGGCCTATGGTCGTCACTCGGCCGATCTCGACGAGCCCGGTCGCCCGGCCCGTCGCCGTTTCCACGAACCGCGTGGCACCGACGTACGTGCCTTTGAGCAAACCGTCGAAGGCGGCGGAACCGCCCGGCCCGGTGAACGCGACGAAACCCAAGCTCTTGTAGGCCTTGGGTTGGGGGCGGTTGTTCGCGTTCCGGAGCCTCTGGGCGAGCAACTCGGTCAGCACCCCCGGCCGGTTGGCCGCATCCGCCGTAAAGACAAGTCCTCCTTCCTCCCCCACGCCGAGTCCGACCCCGACGCCGTCACCGACGAACACCCCGGTCGGAGGGTCGGAGGGCGCGTCGAACCCGCCGTGTACCTGCAGGTACTTGGCCGCGAGTCCGACGAAGAGGTTGACCGATCTCGGCACACGCAGCAACCCGGTGTGGGGGTTCCGTTCGGCGTGCCGGAGGGCATAGGCGTTCCAAGCTTCGACCTGGGCCAGGCTGAGCCCTTGCCAAAGGAAGTTGGCCCGGCGCAGGGCGTCGACCGAACCCCGCTGGGCGTCCGATATCTGTCCGTGCCGACTTGGAAGGTCGCGGATGACGACCCCGCAGTCGGTGTTGGCGTAGACCACGTTGCCCACCCGTCCCGACATCGAACCCAACCCGCCGCTTGTCTTCAAGATTGCCATGTGTCACTTCCTGCGGCTGCCCGCCGAACTACCCGAACCACCCGAACCTCCGAACTCCCGAACTAGCCGAACTTCCGGACTTCCGAACCGGCCTAACTGCGCCTTACAGGACATGCCTGGTCCACCGTCCGCACTTCTATGAATCATCGGACGTCCGGGGCCCGGACTCCAGGCGAAGCCAGGCCGAGATCCGGTCGTTTTCGGTCGTTGACCGGACATTGACCGGACGTTGATCGGTCTTCGAGCGGTCTAGCAAGGGTGTGCGACCGAGTTACAGATCTGGCGCTCATCGGCTCTTGACATGAGTGCTAGTCCCAAATCCCCCGCCTCCTTCCAGGTCCGCGGGGGCCGATGCTAACCTTCAGCGTGCTTTTTTGGCCTGTCGCCGCGCTTTCGCTCCAAGATCCACCGAAGGGCGTCGCGGGGCATGCGATGGTCTACAGCGCCCGCCTCAAAGCCGTCGTCCGGGTCGGGGGCGAGGAGTTCGGCGTCACCCCGCTCATGAAGTGGACGGGGCACGACTGGGACACGGTCGAAGGGAGCGACCTGCCCGCGCGCTCCTTGGCCGCGGCGGCCTGTGACACGGAGGGCAACCTCCTCGTCCATGGCGGCGCGAACGGCTCGAAGGAGGCCGACGGGAGCAGCCGCTTCCACGTGACGGGCGGGACTTGGTGGTGGAACGGAGAAGGGTGGCGCAAGGTCGCGAGCGACGGGCCTGCGTTCCGCGACCACCATGCCGTCGCCTATGACGCGGCCCGGAAGGTCTTCGTCCTCTACGGCGGCAGCGACGCCGATCCCACCGGGCGCACGACCCTGTTCGGCGACACGTGGGAATGGGCCGACGATCATTGGACGAAAGCGGCCGACGCCGGGCCCGCCCCCCGGGCGCACTGTGCCATGGTCTACGACCCCCTGCGCAAGCTCACACTGATGGTCGGCGCCGGGCCGGACTCCGCGACCTGGGGCTGGAACGGTAAGTCCTGGCGTCGGCTTGCGGAGGGTGCTCCTGCCGACCGCACGTCCGTCCGCATGTGCTGGGACACCAAGGCGAAGCGCGTCCTGCTGTTCGGCGGCTCGAAGGACTGGACGTTTGCTTCGGACACCTGGGCGTGGGACGGGAAGGCGTGGAAAGTCGTGGCCAAGGAGGGGCCCCCGGGGCGCATGGTGCACGGCTTTGCGTTCGATGAAGCCCGGGGAGTCGCCGTCCTCTTCGGCGGCGCGACGCGGACGGACGTCCTCGGCGATACCTGGGAGTTCGACGGCAAACGCTGGAAGCAGACCGGCGGCTAGGGTGCCAAAGTGCCGACTACCATCAGCCTCTTAGGCCTGCTATCTGCTATCTGCTGTCTGCCGGCTGCCAACTGACAACTGCCAACTGCCAACTTCAGACCATCGACCTCCCCGCCCCCTAACTACCCTCCGCCCTCCGACTACGCCCGGTAACCTCGGGTCAGCATGAGTTTCCGCATCGAGAAGGACTCGCTTGGCGACGTGCAGGTGCCCGAGGGCGCCTACTGGGGCAGCCAGGCCGAGCGGACCCGCAACCTCTTCCGCATCTCCGGGCTCACCGAGCATCCGAAGATGATCGACGCCTTCGTGATGCTGAAGAAGGCGTGCGCCGAAGCCAATACCGAGCTCGACCTGATCAGCACCGAGCAGGGCAGCGCGATCGTCCAGGCGGCGAACGAAGTGTTGGAAGGCAAGCTCCGGGACCAGTTTCCGGTCGACGTGTTCCACATGGGCGCGGGCACGAGTTTCAACATGAACGTGAACGAGGTCTTGGCCAACCGGGCCGAAGAGATCCTCGGCGGCAACCTCGGTCGGTACGAG
This genomic window from Armatimonadota bacterium contains:
- the gcvH gene encoding glycine cleavage system protein GcvH, whose product is MNVPSDLRYTKSHEWVRLDGDTATIGITDHAQSELGDIVFLDLPAPGRALNAEETFGTVESVKTVSDVYSPVSGEVTAVNESLGAQSELVNSDPYGSGWLVKVKLSDPGQVDALMDADAYTASLG
- a CDS encoding dihydroorotase, translated to MERPFELVLSGGTLVPAMAVGDVGIRDGKIAAVGDLSGATAVETVNVRGLHVLPGVIDSQVHFREPGLTHKEDLESGSRAAVMGGVTTYFDEPNVDPTTTTAEALADKVLRAEGRSWAHFAFWVGASQDNLDDLARLESLPGTPGIGEVFMGSSTGNLLVPDDPSLRRVLENGKRRVAVHAEDEFRLRERKALLSAEPHVREHPNLRDVESSRLATERILRLSAETGRPVHVLHVSTAVELPMLAQAKADGLGTTCEVTPQHLTFTSDDYEAFGTRIQQNTPIRSEEHRRALWDAVVDGLFDVVGSDHAPHTLEEKAKPYPQSPSGMPGVQTLLPMLLDWSAREGRIGWADIVRLTASNPAKLFGVVGKGEVREGFDADLALVDAAASFVVTPQWLQSKCGWSPYEGRTLTGRVVHTLVGGRFAVRDGDLAEKGLGQVVRFTGNG
- a CDS encoding DUF2993 domain-containing protein, yielding MGPLLVFAVLGGSLGLVDREVKVFERAAAKEIRSKLQGEAARVKVEAEPDGLGVLWGALDRATITASGFSVDELPLFVEPERSQAGRCGNLTLRLHDFKLKGLRVESLDASIPACRYDRSLALKSKTFRLSRSGTGSGTVRILQDDLSAFVEAKYAEIKTARVQVRSGIVRVDGYGEFLIVKTDFTVIASLVPVDGERLELREATVWFDGRRADPFAAETLLKTLNPVVDFDSDLGLYGAVKVEKLELRDGVLTATGRTRIPVRPGSRPPMTVLPKGQERFRGVRPPDLLTGRLRPRLVPDRNFVDVFTEPDGLRRDLGTELEPFGP
- the gcvPA gene encoding aminomethyl-transferring glycine dehydrogenase subunit GcvPA; amino-acid sequence: MPYIPHTEADRQAMLETIGVATIDELFREIPDDLKLKRPLDVPEGMDEYALYRHLKVLSEKNSDLSEVACFLGAGIYDRYIPATVGAVISRGEFLTAYTPYQPELSQGYLQSIYEFQTMVADLYGMDVANASMYDGATALAEAALMACSLTKRKVVAVSQAVHPNYRQVLDTYCWSMGIEVRTLPLNDGASHDYGMLDGDTACVLLQQPNFFGIIEDLGKARAESSSHGAMFVVSGDPTAFGVLPPPGEAGADIVTGEGQPLGIPMGFGGPMLGLFTCKREFVRSIPGRIVGRTTDHDGRSGYVMTLRTREQDIRREKATSNICTNQALMALAATVYMIAVGKNGIRSVAESTVKNTQYAIKKLTEAGGNLRFHGKVFGEFVLDLPKPAEHVRDALLKDHVLAGLPLGGYYSDMDHSLLVAVTEVRTKAEIDRYAELLKAALA